The following coding sequences are from one Myxosarcina sp. GI1 window:
- a CDS encoding carbohydrate ABC transporter permease, giving the protein MAAHRQPITKTVGSYLLLCAIAIIFLFPLLWLIGTSFKSPTEDIFSFPPQILPSQPTIENFKTVWETYPFGQYLANSAIVAVLSVSLNLLFCALAAYPLARLRFRGQKLIFAAILATIAIPFQIVMIPLYILAVNLGLRNTYLGIIFPNLVSAFGIFLLRQAFQGVPLELEEAARIDGCSELGIWWHIMLPAIRPALLTLAIFAFIASWSDFLWPLIVLDRPEYYTLPLAVANLASSFSLDWRLVAAGSVISIAPILVLFLVLQQYIIPTDVGSGVKG; this is encoded by the coding sequence ATGGCTGCACACCGACAACCAATTACTAAAACTGTAGGAAGCTATTTATTATTATGCGCGATCGCCATAATTTTTTTGTTTCCTTTATTGTGGTTGATCGGTACTTCGTTTAAATCTCCTACAGAAGACATTTTTAGTTTTCCACCGCAAATACTTCCGAGTCAGCCAACTATCGAGAATTTTAAGACCGTATGGGAAACTTATCCCTTCGGACAGTATTTAGCAAATAGCGCGATCGTCGCAGTACTTTCTGTTAGTTTAAACCTGTTATTTTGTGCTTTAGCGGCATATCCTTTAGCGCGTCTGCGGTTTCGGGGACAAAAGCTTATTTTTGCCGCAATCTTAGCCACGATCGCCATTCCCTTTCAAATTGTGATGATTCCGTTATATATACTGGCGGTTAATTTGGGTTTGAGAAACACCTACTTAGGAATCATTTTTCCCAACTTAGTTTCGGCTTTTGGGATCTTCTTGCTCAGACAGGCTTTTCAAGGGGTTCCCTTAGAATTAGAGGAGGCTGCTAGAATTGATGGCTGTTCGGAATTAGGTATTTGGTGGCATATTATGCTTCCTGCTATTCGTCCTGCTTTACTTACCCTGGCTATTTTTGCTTTTATCGCCTCTTGGAGTGATTTTTTATGGCCTCTAATCGTGCTAGATCGTCCCGAATACTATACCCTACCACTAGCCGTTGCCAATCTAGCTAGCTCGTTTTCCCTCGACTGGCGTTTGGTAGCGGCAGGTTCGGTAATTTCCATCGCGCCTATATTAGTGTTG